The following proteins come from a genomic window of Amaranthus tricolor cultivar Red isolate AtriRed21 chromosome 14, ASM2621246v1, whole genome shotgun sequence:
- the LOC130800316 gene encoding probable polygalacturonase isoform X2: MELATFIRMKKKLMILFWLVAICGDHSLWQEVVAVPWPMTRGGSCSNVIARPHPRPYSVPITEFGAVGDGITLNTKAFQNAIDHVADKDGALLYIPPGRWLTGSFSLTSHLTIWFHKDATLLGSTNSDDWPVVDPLPSYGRGRELPGRRHQSLIYGHNITDVILTGDNGTINGQGEIWWGWFRNKTLNYTRPHLIEFINSTDIIISNLTFLNSPFWNIHPIYCSKVVIQNLTIRAPYDSPNTDGIDPDSSNEVCIEDCNISTGDDLVAIKSGWDEYGISFAHPSTNINIYRLQGETQSSGITIGSEMSGGVSEIYVEDLFVYNTKTAITVRTSAGRGGYVRNVCISNMSIMNVTTAVWFNSRFGEHPDERYDPKALPVIENITIKGVVGDNISVAGLFEGIKGDEFVGIYLYNVTLNVTSNPPWNCSYVQGYSHLVSPPVCEPLRESILPDHYSDCYR, from the exons ATGGAATTAGCTACATTTATTAGAATGAAGAAAAAG TTGATGATCTTGTTTTGGTTGGTGGCAATATGTGGTGATCATAGCCTATGGCAAGAAGTTGTAGCTGTGCCATGGCCTATGACAAGGGGTGGCAGCTGTTCTAACGTAATAGCTCGCCCTCATCCTCGTCCATACTCCGTCCCCATTACTGAATTCGGGGCAGTTGGTGATGGCATCACACTCAATACTAAAGCCTTTCAGAATGCTATTGATCATGTTGCTGATAAGGATGGTGCCTTGCTCTACATCCCACCTGGCCGATGGTTGACAGGAAGTTTCAGCCTTACTAGTCATCTAACAATATGGTTTCACAAAGACGCGACCTTACTAGGATCTACG AACTCGGATGATTGGCCTGTCGTAGATCCTTTACCGTCTTATGGGAGAGGCAGGGAATTGCCTGGCAGACGACACCAGAGTCTGATATATGGACACAACATTACGGATGTCATTCTAACTG GTGACAACGGAACAATAAATGGTCAGGGCGAGATTTGGTGGGGCTGGTTTCGTAACAAGACCCTTAACTACACTCGGCCTCACTTGATAGAATTTATCAACTCGACTGACATAATCATCTCGAATTTGACCTTTCTAAACTCACCCTTTTGGAACATTCACCCCATATATTGCAG CAAGGTGGTTATCCAAAATCTTACGATTCGTGCACCTTATGATTCCCCCAACACAGATGGTATTGATCCCG ATTCTTCAAACGAAGTTTGCATCGAAGATTGCAACATTAGCACTGGGGACGATCTAGTCGCAATCAAAAGTGGGTGGGATGAATACGGGATCTCCTTTGCTCATCCAAGCACGAACATCAACATCTACAGGCTGCAAGGAGAAACTCAAAGCTCGGGGATAACAATTGGGAGTGAAATGTCTGGAGGAGTATCTGAAATCTATGTCGAAGATCTCTTTGTTTATAACACCAAAACAGCTATTACGGTTAGAACATCTGCAGGACGCGGTGGGTATGTCAGAAACGTTTGCATATCAAATATGTCGATAATGAATGTAACAACAGCCGTATGGTTTAATAGTCGGTTTGGAGAACATCCGGATGAGCGTTACGATCCAAAAGCCTTACCTGTGATCGAGAATATTACGATCAAAGGTGTAGTAGGAGATAACATTAGTGTGGCTGGCCTATTCGAGGGCATAAAAGGGGACGAGTTTGTTGGTATTTACTTATATAATGTCACTCTGAACGTCACCTCAAACCCGCCATGGAATTGTTCGTATGTGCAAGGATACTCGCACTTGGTTTCTCCACCGGTGTGTGAACCGTTAAGAGAGTCCATACTTCCAGACCATTACTCAGATTGTTATCGCTAA
- the LOC130800316 gene encoding probable polygalacturonase isoform X1 produces the protein MVSEPISQINQKLKLVVEAPSYALFDCQNYVLTRKVEQQLMILFWLVAICGDHSLWQEVVAVPWPMTRGGSCSNVIARPHPRPYSVPITEFGAVGDGITLNTKAFQNAIDHVADKDGALLYIPPGRWLTGSFSLTSHLTIWFHKDATLLGSTNSDDWPVVDPLPSYGRGRELPGRRHQSLIYGHNITDVILTGDNGTINGQGEIWWGWFRNKTLNYTRPHLIEFINSTDIIISNLTFLNSPFWNIHPIYCSKVVIQNLTIRAPYDSPNTDGIDPDSSNEVCIEDCNISTGDDLVAIKSGWDEYGISFAHPSTNINIYRLQGETQSSGITIGSEMSGGVSEIYVEDLFVYNTKTAITVRTSAGRGGYVRNVCISNMSIMNVTTAVWFNSRFGEHPDERYDPKALPVIENITIKGVVGDNISVAGLFEGIKGDEFVGIYLYNVTLNVTSNPPWNCSYVQGYSHLVSPPVCEPLRESILPDHYSDCYR, from the exons atggtatcagagccgatatcccaaatcaaccaaaagcttaaactggtGGTTGAGGCCCCATCATATGCACTTTTTGATTGTCAAAATTATGTACTAACCCGAAAAGTTGAACAACAGTTGATGATCTTGTTTTGGTTGGTGGCAATATGTGGTGATCATAGCCTATGGCAAGAAGTTGTAGCTGTGCCATGGCCTATGACAAGGGGTGGCAGCTGTTCTAACGTAATAGCTCGCCCTCATCCTCGTCCATACTCCGTCCCCATTACTGAATTCGGGGCAGTTGGTGATGGCATCACACTCAATACTAAAGCCTTTCAGAATGCTATTGATCATGTTGCTGATAAGGATGGTGCCTTGCTCTACATCCCACCTGGCCGATGGTTGACAGGAAGTTTCAGCCTTACTAGTCATCTAACAATATGGTTTCACAAAGACGCGACCTTACTAGGATCTACG AACTCGGATGATTGGCCTGTCGTAGATCCTTTACCGTCTTATGGGAGAGGCAGGGAATTGCCTGGCAGACGACACCAGAGTCTGATATATGGACACAACATTACGGATGTCATTCTAACTG GTGACAACGGAACAATAAATGGTCAGGGCGAGATTTGGTGGGGCTGGTTTCGTAACAAGACCCTTAACTACACTCGGCCTCACTTGATAGAATTTATCAACTCGACTGACATAATCATCTCGAATTTGACCTTTCTAAACTCACCCTTTTGGAACATTCACCCCATATATTGCAG CAAGGTGGTTATCCAAAATCTTACGATTCGTGCACCTTATGATTCCCCCAACACAGATGGTATTGATCCCG ATTCTTCAAACGAAGTTTGCATCGAAGATTGCAACATTAGCACTGGGGACGATCTAGTCGCAATCAAAAGTGGGTGGGATGAATACGGGATCTCCTTTGCTCATCCAAGCACGAACATCAACATCTACAGGCTGCAAGGAGAAACTCAAAGCTCGGGGATAACAATTGGGAGTGAAATGTCTGGAGGAGTATCTGAAATCTATGTCGAAGATCTCTTTGTTTATAACACCAAAACAGCTATTACGGTTAGAACATCTGCAGGACGCGGTGGGTATGTCAGAAACGTTTGCATATCAAATATGTCGATAATGAATGTAACAACAGCCGTATGGTTTAATAGTCGGTTTGGAGAACATCCGGATGAGCGTTACGATCCAAAAGCCTTACCTGTGATCGAGAATATTACGATCAAAGGTGTAGTAGGAGATAACATTAGTGTGGCTGGCCTATTCGAGGGCATAAAAGGGGACGAGTTTGTTGGTATTTACTTATATAATGTCACTCTGAACGTCACCTCAAACCCGCCATGGAATTGTTCGTATGTGCAAGGATACTCGCACTTGGTTTCTCCACCGGTGTGTGAACCGTTAAGAGAGTCCATACTTCCAGACCATTACTCAGATTGTTATCGCTAA
- the LOC130800315 gene encoding meiosis-specific protein ASY3-like, producing MSCYISSGCNNQPCSQSQKVSIGIVVDSVAKSHRDYMKDAQNHCDQRKVKASTSTMTKCGNDVDGSVRVSTALFGTKLEMKRSGYGVNPTSRPASSSLYVEKPTRITQSFTNQAMPECGIGNKTEGHPTSEKENERVFMEDKPQKFSGAPNLQVCYEGNEMEDRSRETLRMKLREILGTGDKMFGDRKTPEVDMNAMTKKETEKGKTNFKPWQNSDTIETDSENADSKFRKPVTRSLTRRATLAKKQPRNIKTKSISREKGHVSANIFSFAEKSTISTPCSVKRVCLIAEKNDSKQSFGINAWGKLFSVKNLRNIMPEMNGCENAQPAEELGGSGIKPAKHAGLDGNFEPEDAYQDLTFGRSPVTRETSQFPLPAPQGKLEHLEQFRVHIDDALNQFPVQNAADSNHSPVHNVDKLNQFLVHNVNDLNQSPAQNVTDLNHSPVYNVDKLNQLPVHNVDDLNQSPVQNVTDLNHSPVHNVDDLNQSPVHHVNNSNSQRFNVTTDALYSPMYSLTNDKKGFHESMQQEGGAGLKDKCCTPSTSSETEISECSDDAEKLEDIPSSTLNPSSEENNAGNQLCTPMRRELDSTEEVSSAMKEIDDVHASPEIRFVGKHMLFHSKRQHNHGVDFDDLSPTLTPKLSRYVDDELMGCEESQEDGMERVVSLLGLALEKIKNKVMSVTNRKCSEILVSAVEEIHSELQSVDSQIQTDLGKLTDIKTAKRKQLETRLQEQTEHLTAMHEKFKEEISHYLHDCQGAMEGMKEYHFELQGAIKKQKTLHRKLLLQTEAAVETHLSDAQRQIKFVRKLGKQKMEQLQVVIAECLKDQITY from the exons ATGAGTTGTTATATTAGCTCTGGGTGTAATAATCAACCATGTAGTCAATCTCAGAAGGTGTCGATTGGGATAGTTGTTGATTCAGTTGCGAAATCTCATCGCGATTATATGAAAGATGCACAAAATCATTGTGATCAGAGAAAAGTGAAGGCTTCTACTTCTACTATGACTAAATGTGGAAATGATGTTGATGGTTCTGTGAGGGTTTCAACTGCATTGTTCGGTACTAAGTTGGAAATGAAAAGGTCTGGTTATGGTGTAAACCCTACATCTAGACCAGCTTCTAGTAGTTTATATGTAGAGAAACCAACACGTATAACACAGTCCTTTACGAATCAAGCAATGCCGGAATGTGGTATTGGCAACAAGACAGAAGGTCATCCAACTTCTGAGAAAGAAAATGAACGGGTATTTATGGAAGATAAACCTCAGAAATTTTCAGGTGCACCTAACCTGCAAGTTTGCTACGAAGGCAACGAAATGGAGGATAGAAGCAGGGAAACATTGAGGATGAAGTTGCGTGAGATATTGGGAACTGGTGACAAGATGTTTGGTGATCGAAAGACTCCTGAAGTAGATATGAATGCGATGACGAAGAAGGAAACTGAAAAGGGTAAAACCAATTTCAAGCCGTGGCAGAATTCTGATACTATAGAAACTGATTCGGAGAATGCAGACTCGAAGTTTAGGAAACCTGTGACTCGTTCTCTTACCAGGAGGGCCACATTGGCTAAGAAGCAACCAAGGAACATAAAGACCAAGTCTATATCACGTGAAAAAGGACATGTGAGCGCTAATATCTTCTCTTTTGCTGAAAAATCTACAATTTCTACGCCTTGTTCTGTTAAACGAGTCTGCTTGATAGCTGAGAAAAATGACTCCAAACAGAGTTTTGGAATCAATGCATGGGGCAAGTTATTTTCTGTAAAAAACTTGAGAAACATCATGCCTGAGATGAATGGGTGTGAAAACGCACAGCCAGCTGAGGAATTAGGTGGTAGTGGTATAAAACCTGCTAAGCATGCTGGTCTTGATGGGAATTTTGAACCTGAAGATGCTTATCAGGACTTAACTTTTGGCCGCTCTCCTGTCACCAGAGAGACAAGTCAGTTTCCCTTGCCAGCACCACAGGGAAAGTTGGAGCATCTTGAACAATTTCGAGTCCACATTGATGATGCTTTGAACCAATTCCCAGTGCAAAATGCGGCTGATTCAAACCATTCTCCTGTGCACAATGTGGATAAATTGAACCAATTTTTAGTGCACAATGTTAATGATTTGAACCAATCCCCGGCGCAAAATGTGACTGATTTGAACCATTCTCCAGTGTACAATGTGGATAAATTGAACCAACTTCCCGTGCACAATGTTGATGATTTGAACCAATCCCCAGTGCAAAATGTAACTGATCTGAACCATTCTCCAGTGCACAATGTGGATGATTTGAACCAATCTCCAGTCCACCATGTTAATAATTCAAACAGTCAGAGGTTTAATGTGACAACAGATGCACTATACTCTCCCATGTATTCATTGACAAATGATAAGAAGGGTTTCCATGAATCTATGCAACAAGAGGGAGGAGCAGGTCTTAAAGATAAATGTTGTACTCCTAGTACATCATCAGAGACGGAGATTTCTGAATGTTCT GATGATGCGGAGAAACTTGAAGACATCCCATCTAGTACCTTAAATCCATCCTCAGAAGAAAACAATGCTGGAAATCAGCTGTGTACACCGATGAGAAGAGAGCTTGATAGCACTGAGGAAGTTTCATCTGCTATGAAAG AAATAGATGATGTCCACGCTTCTCCAGAGATCAGATTTGTGGGAAAGCATATGCTTTTCCACAGCAAACGGCAACACAACCATGGTGTTGACTTTGATGATCTGAGTCCCACCTTGACTCCAAAAT TGAGTCGATATGTTGATGATGAGTTGATGGGCTGTGAAGAAAGTCAAGAGGACGGAATGGAAAG AGTGGTTTCTTTGCTAGGTTTGGCTTTAGAAAAGATTAAGAACAAAGTGATGTCAGTGACAAACAGAAAATGCTCAGAGATACTGGTGTCTGCTGTCGAAGAAATACATTCGGAACTACAAAGTGTTGATTCTCAAATTCAGACTGATTT AGGAAAACTGACAGACATCAAAACTGCTAAAAGAAAACAATTGGAGACAAGACTTCAAG AACAAACAGAACACTTGACAGCTATGCATGAAAAGTTCAAAGAAGAGATTAGCCACTACCTTCACGATTGCCAAGGTGCTATGGAAGGGATGAAGGAATATCATTTCGAATTACAAGGAGCTATTAAAAAGCAAA AGACATTACATAGGAAGCTTCTTTTGCAAACGGAAGCAGCAGTAGAGACACATCTCAGTGATGCACAAAGACAGATCAAGTTTGTTCGTAAG TTGGGAAAGCAGAAGATGGAGCAGTTGCAAGTCGTCATTGCAGAATGTCTGAAAGATCAAATCACCTATTGA
- the LOC130800313 gene encoding uncharacterized protein LOC130800313 produces MSIPREPEQVMKLRGGSVLGKKTILKSDHFPGCHNKRLSPHIDGAPNYRQADSLHVHGVAIPTIDGIRNVLKHIGARADKKRTHVLWINLREEPVVYINGRPFVLRDVEKPFSNLEYTGINRDRVEDMESRLKEDILVEAARYGNKILVTDELPDGQMVDQWEPVTCDFVKTPLEVYEELKLEGFLVDYERVPVTDEKSPKESDFDILVNKISLVDLNTEVIFNCQMGRGRTTTGMVIATLFYLNRIGASGIPRIDSIGRVSDLNCGAENLLSSEEAIRRGEYTVIRSLIRVLEGGVEGKKQVDKVIDRCASMQNLREAIATYRNSILHQPDEMKREASLSFFVEYLERYYFLICFAVYLHTERAVASPSLSNQCSFSDWMKARPELYSILRRLLRRDPMGALGYCNADKSLDRIAESTNGRPFEMSIVAASRNGAVLGSQTVLKSDHCPGCQNMTLPERIEGAPNFREVPGFSVYGVANPTVDGIRSVIQRIGSLRGGRPVFWHNMREEPVIYINGKPFVLREVERPYKNMMEYTGIDCERVERMEARLKEDILRESERFGGAIMVIHETDDGQIFDAWEHVNRDSVQTPHEVFSCLEAEGYPIMYARVPITDGKAPKSSDFDTIAKNVSSATKDTVFVFNCQMGRGRTTTGTVIACLIKLRIEYGKPIRILGDEAMGEKDDSSSCGEESLDDSTASSSSIIDQGRARRSARTFGINDILLLWKITRLFENGVECREALDAVIDRCSALQNIRDAVLRYRELFNRQRVEPRVRRVALNRGAEYLERYFRLIAFSAYLGSEAFDGFCGQGEHKTTFKNWLHKRPEVQAMKWSIRLRPGRFFTVPEDLRSPYETQHGDALMEAVIKARNGSVLGRGSIIKMYFFPGQKTSSHIQIQGAPHVYKVDGYPVYSMATPTITGAKEMLSFLASSGIVDGGKKVIITDLREEAVVYIHGTPFVLRELNKAVDTLKHVGITGPMVEHMEEQLKEDIISEVARNGGRMLLHREEYSTTLHQSNVVGYWENIYKEDVKTPAEVYKALRDEGYEVTYRRIPLTREREALPSDIDAIQTCKDKSAGCYLFVSHTGFGGVAYAMAILCVRLYAEGNVQCDVPSSAVSASPPSGPDDMSCWASDEVALKLGDYRDILSLIRVLAQGPRSKADVDNIIDRCAGAGHIREDIVHYTKELKEAGDGNEEHLAYLIDMGVKALRRYFFLITFRSYLYCTSAAETTFSSWMDARPELGYLCNHLRIDK; encoded by the exons ATGTCGATACCAAGGGAGCCAGAACAAGTGATGAAGTTGAGAGGAGGATCTGTTCTTGGGAAAAAGACTATTTTGAAAAGTGACCATTTTCCTGGTTGCCATAACAAACGCCTTTCTCCCCACATTGATGGTGCTCCTAATTATCGTCAG GCGGATTCCTTGCATGTTCACGGGGTAGCTATTCCTACGATCGATGGAATCAGGAATGTTCTTAAACACATTGGAGCACGAGCTGACAAAAAGCGAACTCATGTGTTGTGGATAAATCTCCGCGAGGAACCA GTGGTGTACATTAATGGCCGACCCTTTGTTTTGCGTGATGTTGAAAAGCCTTTCTCCAATCTTGAGTATACG GGAATTAACAGGGATAGAGTGGAGGATATGGAATCTCGATTGAAGGAAGATATCTTAGTGGAAGCTGCAAG GTACGGAAATAAGATCCTAGTCACTGACGAACTGCCAGATGGACAAATGGTGGATCAGTGGGAGCCAGTGACTTGTGATTTTGTAAAGACACCACTTGAG GTTTATGAGGAGTTAAAATTAGAAGGTTTTCTTGTTGACTATGAACGCGTTCCTGTCACTGATGAGAAATCGCCAAAAGAATCAGATTTTGATATTCTG GTAAATAAAATTTCTCTGGTGGACCTTAATAccgaggtaatttttaattgtcaAATGGGACGCGGGCGCACTACAACAGGAATGGTGATTGCTACCTTGTTTTATCTCAACCGAATTGGTGCCTCTG GCATACCAAGGATTGATTCTATTGGAAGAGTTTCTGATCTGAATTGCGGTGCTGAAAATTTGCTTAGTTCAGAGGAAGCGATTCGTAGAGGAGAGTACACTGTCATTAGAAGTTTAATTCGTGTTTTAGAG GGTGGTGTGGAAGGAAAGAAACAGGTAGATAAAGTGATTGATAGGTGTGCCTCCATGCAG AATTTACGAGAAGCTATAGCTACTTATCGCAACAGTATTTTACACCAACCAGATGAGATGAAGAGAGAGGCTTCACTATCCTTTTTTGTGGAGTATCTCGAGAGATATTATTTTCTGATATGCTTTGCTGTGTATCTTCACACTGAGAGAGCTGTTGCGAGTCCCAGTTTGTCTAACCAGTGTAGTTTTTCTGATTGGATGAAGGCACGACCGGAACTCTATAGCATACTGCGTAG GCTATTGAGGAGAGACCCAATGGGTGCATTAGGTTATTGTAATGCGGATAAATCACTTGATAGGATAGCTGAATCCACAAATGGTCGTCCATTTGAGATGAGCATTGTTGCCGCATCGAGAAATGGAGCAGTATTGGGCAGCCAAACTGTATTGAAGAGCGACCATTGCCCCGGATGTCAAAACATGACTTTGCCAGAGAGGATAGAAGGTGCCCCAAATTTCAGGGAGGTTCCGGGATTTTCTGTTTATGGAGTCGCTAATCCAACTGTTGATGGCATCCGATCTGTTATTCAGCGCATTGGTAGCCTGAGAGGTGGTCGCCCTGTTTTTTGGCACAATATGAGAGAGGAACCTGTTATCTACATTAATGGAAAGCCGTTTGTGCTTCGTGAAGTTGAAAGACCTTATAAGAACATGATGGAGTACACT GGAATTGATTGTGAAAGAGTAGAAAGAATGGAGGCTCGGCTAAAAGAAGATATTCTGCGCGAATCTGAACGTTTTGGGGGTGCTATTATGGTTATTCATGAAACAGATGATGGCCAAATATTTGATGCTTGGGAACATGTTAATCGTGATTCAGTTCAGACACCACATGAAGTTTTTAGCTGTCTGGAAGCGGAAGGGTATCCAATTATGTATGCACGTGTCCCAATAACTGATGGGAAGGCTCCAAAAAGTTCAGATTTCGACACAATTGCAAAAAATGTTTCTTCAGCAACGAAGGACActgtttttgttttcaattgCCAG ATGGGTCGAGGAAGGACAACAACTGGTACTGTTATAGCCTGCCTTATCAAACTAAGAATCGAATATGGTAAACCTATACGAATCCTTGGTGATGAGGCCATGGGTGAAAAGGATGATAGTTCTTCTTGCGGTGAAGAAAGCCTGGATGATTCGACTGCATCTTCTTCAAGTATCATTGACCAAGGAAGAGCTAGAAGATCAGCTCGCACATTTGGCATTAACGACATCTTACTACTTTGGAAGATCACGAGATTATTTGAAAACGGAGTTGAATGTCGGGAAGCATTAGATGCTGTTATTGATAGATGTTCTGCTTTGCAGAATATACGTGATGCTGTGTTACGATACCGAGAATTATTCAATCGACAACGTGTTGAGCCCCGGGTGAGAAGAGTTGCGTTAAATCGTGGTGCTGAGTACTTAGAGCGTTATTTCCGTTTAATTGCCTTTTCTGCATATCTTGGGAGTGAAGCGTTTGATGGATTTTGTGGCCAAGGAGAACATAAGACGACTTTCAAGAATTGGTTGCATAAAAGGCCTGAAGTTCAAGCAATGAAATGGAGCATAAGATTGAGGCCGGGACGATTCTTTACTGTTCCA GAAGATCTAAGGTCACCCTATGAAACTCAGCATGGAGATGCATTAATGGAGGCAGTTATCAAGGCTCGAAATGGCTCAGTACTTGGGAGGGGCTCTATAATTAAAATGTACTTCTTCCCCGGCCAGAAAACTTCTAGCCATATACAAATACAAGGGGCACCTCATGTTTATAAG gtaGATGGATACCCTGTTTATAGCATGGCCACCCCTACTATCACGGGTGCGAAAGAGATGTTATCTTTCTTGGCTTCTAGTGGAATTGTGGATGGTGGAAAAAAGGTAATAATAACCGATTTGCGAGAGGAAGCCGTGGTTTATATACATGGTACACCTTTTGTTCTCCGGGAACTGAACAAAGCAGTTGATACACTGAAACATGTTGGGATTACTGGTCCAATG GTGGAACATATGGAGGAACAACTAAAAGAGGATATAATATCGGAGGTTGCTCGGAATGGTGGACGAATGCTTTTGCATCGAGAAGAGTACAGTACGACTCTACATCAATCTAATGTTGTTGGATACTGGGAAAATATTTATAAGGAAGATGTAAAAACTCCCGCAGAAGTTTACAAAGCTTTAAGGGATGAAGGCTATGAGGTAACATACAGGAGAATACCTTTGACTCGAGAAAGAGAAGCTTTGCCATCTGATATTGATGCTATCCAGACCTGCAAGGACAA GTCTGCAGGTTGCTATTTATTTGTGTCACATACAGGATTTGGAGGAGTGGCTTATGCTATGGCAATCCTTTGTGTAAGGCTATATGCCGAGGGAAATGTGCAATGTGATGTCCCCTCATCCGCTGTCTCAGCATCTCCACCTTCAGGACCAGATGACATGTCGTGTTGGGCTTCTGATGAAGTGGCACTCAAATTGGGTGATTATCGGGATATACTAAGCTTAATACGGGTTCTTGCACAAGGACCAAGAAGCAAAGCAGATGTTGACAATATCATAGACAG ATGTGCAGGAGCGGGACATATACGTGAGGATATTGTTCATTATACAAAGGAACTGAAGGAAGCTGGTGATGGCAATGAGGAGCATCTGGCGTACCTGATTGATATGGGTGTAAAGGCATTAAG